The window TTGCTGGCAAAGAAAAAGCCTCACCCGAAGATAGCCTTCGGCATTTGAGAGAGGCCCTTGATCTGGCAAGAGAGTACGTGCGTATCATTACCAAAACAAAAAATGTCGATTTGGCCTTGCGCGTAGCCCTTCCGCATCAGGAAGAGCAGGGGAATGTCATGTACCATCTCCTTGCGCGCACAGATGGTTTGCAGGAGAATTCGTGGCTCAAGGAGTCTCTCCCGGCCAATGAAGGTATCCCACGTTATCTGATTGAAGCGCGGGATACCTGTAGTGTGCTGGTGTATAGAAACATGAAAGAGGCCATGAAAGAAAAGCTCTTTCCAGAGGCTGAAGATGAAGCAATTATCAAAGAGGTTGGGTCGTTGGCAATTACTCCTCTCAAGGCTTGGGATGGAAAAAAGAAAAGTATGATTGGTATGGTGTATCTTGTTTCTCGCGAGAAAAAGGCCTTTCGTGAGGAACATATTGATGCGATCCGTTTTCTTGCTGATATCCTCAGTGATGCCCTTGCTTCTTCTGTCACGGTAAATCATATGCTTATTATGAAAGGAAATAAAAATGCACGACGCAGACAATTACTCGAAAAATATTGAGTTGTTTCGAGAGATAATGAAAAAACGGGAAGATTATATGACCATGCACCTTCCCAGGATTTTTGCCAACAAGGCAGATGATCTTTTAGGCACCTTTTTGTTTCCGCATAGGAAAACAGAGGGTGATGAGAGTGAAGAGTAAGTAGAGTTGCTGGATAATTGAAAAGTAAAAAACAGGAAAAGACAGCCAGGCAGGCTGCGACAGATCCTTTGCCCAAGGAGTTACCCTGGTCGAATATTGGGCAGTATATTCAATTGCTCGGTCTTCTCCTTTTTTTTGGGGTTGTGGGCTCCTCTTATATGAAAAAGGAGGGCTTGGGGCCCTATGCATCAGCTCAGACAGTTGATGAGGGAAAACCTCCAGAAATAAATGTGCAATTCCCTCCTGCTACAGGAGAAAAAGGTGCAAGAACTGCTTTAGCTCTTGCGGAAGCTATTCGTCCGTCCCTCGTTTCCGTCAGGACGCTGTGGGGCAAGGGCACAGGTTTTTTTTTGCAGGGAAATTTTATACTCACCTGCAAGCGCTACATTGAACCTGATCGGGATCTATTACCAGCCTTGCAGAGAAAAATTGCAAAAAACACGAAGCTCTTAGCTTTTGAGGGGGAAAAGCTTACCAGTTATCAAGCCCGCTTGAAAAAAATGAGGAAAGGGGATGAGCGAGACAAGCTGAAACTTTTGATCAGCGAACGAAAAAAATATCTTGCTGATTTCAGGTTCCGTCAGGAACAGGATGAACAGCGTTTGGTGCAGCAGAAACAAGCGCAGGAACAGCCGGAGATGCATATTATGCTGGCTGATGGTTCTGAACATACCGCTATCTTAGTACACATGAGTTCTCGCTATGACCTTGCCCTGCTCCGTCTTGCTTCGCTCCAAAAGGATACTATTCTGGCAAGTCCTCCACCATCTACTGCTTTTTCTGCTGTTTTAAAATTAGGTGAATTGCTTGTTCTTCCCAGCAGTTCTCCTACGGAAAAAATAACGATACATTCTTTTGCAGGGTATCGGCGGATTGGTGTGCAGAATCAGATGTATCTTCAGCTTAATGCCGTTATTCCACAGGAGAAGAGCGGAGCACCTGTGCTGGATGCAACCGGGTTTGTCCGTGGCGTTGTAATAAGTGCGGTGGGACAGGAAGAAGGTGCAGGTTTTGCTGTTCCCATTGAAAAGGTGCTTGAGGAATTTGCCGCTGTCCTTCAGGAGAGCACAGAAGGTACTGAATAAAAAAACAGGAGGAAAATAATGGAGACAATTTTCGACTTTTTGGTCGTGGCTGTAATCGTGCTGTTCTGCGTGCTCGGTCTGGCCCTCATCCTTGCCAAGCTCTATAAAAAGTCTACCAAAGAAATAGCCTTTGTTCGTACCGGTTTTGGGGGAGAACGGGTGATCTTGAATGGTGGGGCCTTGGTCCTGCCAATTTTTCAGGACGTCATTCCGGTGAATATGAACACCCTGCGTTTGGAAGTGCAGCGGCGAGATAACGAGGCCCTAATCACCAAGGATAGGATGCGGGTGGATGTGGCTGTGGAATTTTATGTCAGGGTAAAGGCATTAAAGGAGTCCATTGCCAATGCTGCCCAGACCTTAGGGTATAAGACTATGGAACCTCAGCAGCTCAAAGAGCTGGTTGAAGGTAAATTTGTTGATGCTCTGCGGGCAGTGGCTGCTGAGATGTCCATGAAAGAACTTCATGAGATGCGGGTCGACTTTGTTAATAAGGTTCAGCAATCAGTAAGTGAGGATCTGCTGAAAAACGGGCTGGAATTGGAGTCTGTTTCTTTGACTGGCCTGGATCAGACCAGTAAGGATCATTTTAACCCGGATAATGCCTTTGACGCAGAGGGGCTCACCCGCTTGACCCAGGAGATTGAAGCACGGCGTAAGACCCGTAACGAGATTGAGCTGGATACCAAGATCGCTATTGAGAATAAAAATCTGGAGGCGGAAAAGCAGAGCCTGGAAATCGCCAGAGAGTCAGAATATGCCCGAATGCAGCAGGAGCGGGAGGTTGAGATTCGTCGTGCTGGCCAGACTACAGAGATTGCCCAGGAAAAGGCTTCCAAGCAGAAGGAAGCCCAGCAGGCTGCTATTGAAGCGAAAAAGCAGATTGATATTTCCAGGATCAGTGCAGAGCGAGAAACCGAGCAGCAGACTATTGAAAAGGAACGCCTGTTGCAGGAAAAGGAGATTGAAAAGAGAAAGTCTCTTGAGATTGCCGAGCAGGATAAGGCCATTGCCATTGCTGAAAAATCCAAGGCCCAGTCTGTAGCCCAGGCAGAAGCCGATAAAGCCCGTTCAGCTGCAGTTCGGGAGGAAGAGCATGTTGTCACAGTCCGGGAAACCGAACGGGCAGAACGTGTGAAAGCCGTGGAGCTGGTTGAGGCTAAGAAACAGGCTGAACGCGATGCCATAGCCATTGAGGTTGCTGCGGAAGCTCAGAAGAATGCTGCGAAAGATAAGGCGGAGGCTGTGCGCACCATTGCGGCGGCTGAGGCGGAAAAAGAACAGATTAAGGCCAAGGGTGAGGCGGAAGCTGCGATACTCAAGGCTGAAGCTGCTGAGAAACGCTACGCCGTTGATGCTGCTGGTGAGCGAGCACTGAACGAGGCCCGTAATCTCCTGTCAGCAGAACAGATTCAGATGCAGATTAAACAGGCTTTGATTGAGCAGCTGCCCGAAATCATTCGGGAGAGTGTTAAGCCAATGGAGCAAATCGACGGGATTAAGATTATCCAGGTGGATGGCCTGAATGCTGGTCAGGGCGGTAGTAGCACTTCCGCAGGGGAGGGCGGATCAGGCAGCCTGGCAGACCAGGTGGTGAACTCAGCCCTCCGTTACCGTGGACAGGCCCCGTTGCTTGATTCTTTGCTTGCTGAAATAGGGCTTAAGGGGAGTGACATTAACGGATTGCAAGATCTAAACAAGGGTGATCATCAGCACAAGATAGAGCCTGAAGAGTAACTTCTTCCCCATTCCTATATGCTTGGGGGCAGTTCTGTCCCCATGTATCTTTTTTCCCACCATAGTACTATTTCGGTTAGACAAACGCCACAGAGTAAACCCGTGGTGTTTGCTGCCAAATCCAGCCATTCTGCATAACGCGAAACAAGCGGTTGTATCAGCTCAATAAGTCCGCTGTACACGATAAACAATGCAATAATACCTAACCATCGTTTTGGTCTGCGCAGGGCTACGGGAAAGGCAAGCGTTGCATAAGCGAGGAGATGGTGCAGTTTATCGCTACCTGGTGCTGACGGTAAAGTATCTATTGGCCAAAGCGAGAGAAAGGTTATAGATGCGAGAGTGCCTATTGAGCAGCTCAACCAGTGCCTTCGTAAAAAAAATAGTAAGCTCTTCAAAAAAATTCTCCTTTTTTGCCCTGCTATTGAGCAAATTTTTGTTTTAACTTCCCTATAAACTGACATTATCTGTCAGTGTTGGTACAGATTATTGTACAAGTTGTCATGTTTTTAAGTTTACAATAATGTGGATAGGTGGGTATTTTTTTCTCTCTCCCTGCGGTTTATCTTTATTTCTTTCTTGAGAAGTTTTATCGCCTGCACTCTGGCACGGATCCTGCTTTGTGGTAGATGTGCTCGATTGTTTTGCAAAGCGGGCTGCAGACTTTCTGGTCAGGGACAACGTAGCACATGTTCCTGGAAAGTTGTAAAAGCCACAGCCGTCGTGAGTCGGTGCCGGAAAGCCACGGGTCTCAATGTGGAGAGACAGCCGGGTTGTCTGCTTTTTATTCCCTTAATACCAGGAGGAGAATTATGAAAACCACAAAGAAACATTTGCACAGAAGTCTGGTTGTCCTTACGGCTCTTTTTCTCAGCGCAACGCCGCTGGCAGCGCAGGAAAATCTGAAAGTTGACCAAACTACCGTTGGTGGCCCTGGGGCTTCCAAGATCTGCGTCCGGGATTATGGAAAGACCCCGGCAGAGGCCTTTTCCTTAGGTGCTGAAATCCTGAGGAAGGCAGATGAGCAGCTGGGAGAGGATAAACTCCACGGCAATGTCCGTATCCGTATTCTTCCTGAAAAGGAAAACGGAATGTTTGTTGTCGAGGTGTACTCCCTTCCTGGAAACGAGGCTTGTCCACCGATTAAGCCAGAGTATACAACTGCGCAGATAGTTCATCAATAAGGAGATTGTTGAGCGCTTCCATCGCGAAAAAAGGGGAAACTGCCTGCTGCTGTGAGAGGGAGCAGGCAGTCTTTTTTGAAATGATGCGGAGTAGGCGGTAACGGTTGTTTTAACAGATATTTTTTTGCTCATTTAGGTCAGAAGCTATCCCCCCTCTCCTGCCATTCTCGCCTCACTTCGTTATCAGCAAGGAAATACAGGTAGCGATAAAAAGCGTCAGGGAGATGAATCCGTTCATGGAGAAAAAGGACATCTGAATCCTTGAGAGATCTCTCGGGTTAACGATAAGGTGCTGATAAAACAAGGCACTTCCTGTCAGGGCTATGCCGATATAATAGATGATATTCAAGCCTTGAAAATAACCGGTCAGGGTAAAAAGCACAAAGGCCAAAACATGAAAGGTGATTGCCAGGCGAAAGGCGTTTTTTCTGCCTAAGGAAGCTGGCATGGAATAGAGCCCGGACTTACGGTCAAACTCTGCATCCTGGGATGCATAGATAATATCAAAGCCGGTCACCCAGAACAGCACGCCTAAGGACAGCACCCAGGGATAGCCGACCAGACTCCCCGTGGTTGCCACCCAGCCACCCAAGGGGGCAACTGCCAAAGCTATACCGAGGAGAACATGACAAAGCCAAGTAAAACGCTTGGTCAAGGAATAGAAAAGAGTCAGGCCCAGGGCAAAAGGGGAAAGGGTCAGTGCCAGGGAATTGAGCATCCAACTGGCCAGGAAAAACAGAGCCGATCCCGCCCCGACCATGAGCCAGGATTCCTTGAGTGAAACCTCACCCGCAGGAATGGCTCGTTTCTCGGTGCGAGGATTGGCCGCATCAAAACGATGATCCGCAATGCGGTTAAAGGTCATGGCTGCTGTGCGGGCACCGACCATGGCGATGATCACCCAGAAAAAGACCCAGAGCGAGGGAATACCCCGGGCGGCAAGAAAGGCCCCCATCAGGGCAAAGGGTAAGGCAAAAACCGAGTGCTTGAATTTAATCATTTCAAGCAGAATGTGTATCTTTTTCAACATGATTGGTGAATCGCTGTCGGGGTATGGCATGCCGTACCCCTATCCAGCGGGGTTGAAGTTATTATTACGGCAACCAGTCCGCACCCATCCAACGAATGACCTTCATGCCGCCTCCAAGCACAAGGCTGTTTTTCAGTCCCAGATGGTCCAAAAATACCTGTACTTCATAGGCGCGATTTCCTGAGCCGCAAAAGATGATCAGGGTCTTGTCAGTCGGAAGCTCCTCATGCTGCCTGTTCACCTTGTCATAGGCTATGGCAATCCATTTATCTGCCCCGAATTTTTCCACAAAGGGTTCTGCTTCCTTAGGATGACGGACATCCAGGACAACCCAATCCGGTTCTGTAGAAAAGTCAGCCATCCAGGTATAAAACCGGTCCATACTGACCGAGCGCATCCGACCAGCGCAGATGTTATCTGCCACAAAGGCGGCAGCATTCAGGGAATCAATAGCTGCTGAGAAAGGCGGCGCATAGGCCATTTCCGCCATCATGAAGTCCTCAATAGTAGCGCCCTTGCTGATCATCACCGCTGCTGCGTCAATCCGGGCCGAGATAGAGTCATTCATCATGCCGAAAGCCTGGAGCCCCAGAACCCGGCGAGTGCGTTTGTCAAAGACCAGTTGCAGGACCACGGAGGCGCTGTTTGGAAAGAAATGGGCCCGATCATCCGGGGCGGTCAAGGAGTAATCCGCGTCAAAGCCCTCAGCCACCGCAGCCTCGTAGGTGATACCGGTGGCAGCAATGCAGCGGTCAAAGGCCTTCATGATAAAAGAGCCCACCACGCCCTCAAAGGAAGCAGCATTGCCCGCCATATTATCAGCAGCGACCCTGCCTTCCCGGTTAGCCAGAGAGCCCATAGGAGTAAAGGTCTGCTTGCCAGTCACCAGGTGTTTAACCGCAATACAGTCACCCGCTGCGTAGATATCTGGATCAGAAGTCTGTAACCTGTTATTCACCGTGATGCCGCCCCAGGGCTCCACAGCTAAGCCTGCCTCTTTGGCCAAGTCACTGCGCGGGCGGACACCTGCTGCCATGACCACCAAATCAGCTTCCAGGGTGCGTTGGGGTGTTTTCACGGCCACGACTTTGCCCTCGCTATCCCCGACGATCTCGGTTGCGCCTTCACCTGTGTAGACTGCCACGTTCATTTCTTCAAGATGCCGTTGCAGCATGGTGGCAAAGTCGGTGTCTATCAGTTTGGGGAGGAGCTGGGGCATAAATTCGACCAGACTAGCCTCCAGGCCCCAGAGGTCAGCAAAGGACTCAGCCATCTCGAGACCAATAGCGCCACCGCCGATAACCACAACCTTGCCTACTTTCCCGCCAGCAATCCTTTTCTTAATTTCGATAGCCTTATGCAGGTCGGAAATGGTGAAAACGCCGTCCAGATCCGCCCCAGGGATGGGCAGGACAAAGGGGGTAGCACCGGTAGCCAGCATGAGCTTGTCATAGGGGAGTGCCTGCTCCTCGCCGCTGTCCAGGTTCTTGACCTGGAGCTTTTTGTTCTGGCGGTCGATTGCCAGAGCCTTGGTTCGGGTAAGCACCTCAACACCCTTGGCATTGGCAAAAAAAGACTCGTCACGGACCATGTGAAAGCTGGTAGAACGTAGCTCTGCCTCATCCGAGACATCACCTCCCACATAATAAGGAATACCGCAACCACCGTAGGATATCATGCTGTCCTGATCCACCACAGTGACATCCCAGCCCGGTTGAGCCCTTTTTAGATGACAGGCAGCCTTGGGACCGGCAGCAACCCCGCCGACAATAATTACTTTTTTGCTCATTCTCTTCTCCTAAACTATGAATACGGTCTATCTGATTGATACCTAATAATTCTTATGGTGTGGTTTTACCTTGCAGTATTATCGATTGACTTTCCAAGCCGGTCATGTTTTTCTCGACCGAAAAAAGCTTTCTCGACCAATATAGAATGATTGACCTGGAACCGGGCAACTGAGAAGAACACCTGAGAGCTCCAGAGTATTTACGAGGCACATCTATGAGTAATGACGGAGTGAGTGAATCCGTTCTTCTGCTGAATGCGGCAAACGACTATTATTGCGGACTCCAGAGGGCATACGCATTAGTCTGTATTGGTCTGCTGGGATTCCGTTTTTCAGCAACCTATGCGAATCTGACAGCAGGGCAACACCTGGGAATCATACTTGGCTTTATCCTTTTCACTGCGCATAGCTTTTTCAATCTCCACGAGAGCAGAACCCGCTTTAACACCGTGCTGGGCGCCCTGCAGGAGTATCAGTTTCGCACGGAACATGGAGTGAATCTGACATATATCTTTAGCAAGTATAGAAAGATAAATGTGTACTTTGCCTCCTTTATCCAGGTGGTGATCGCAGGGATTATTGTCTATATCCTGTAGACTCGCTCCGTTGCAACTTAGCTCATCCCTCAGTCCCACTGAGTATGGGTTCCAGCCTGTGTAAAAAAATCCAGGACAAGCCAGAATATTTCAGGAACGCCCCCCTGTCAACCTGTTCTCGTTTTAT is drawn from Candidatus Electrothrix aestuarii and contains these coding sequences:
- a CDS encoding S1C family serine protease, producing the protein MKSKKQEKTARQAATDPLPKELPWSNIGQYIQLLGLLLFFGVVGSSYMKKEGLGPYASAQTVDEGKPPEINVQFPPATGEKGARTALALAEAIRPSLVSVRTLWGKGTGFFLQGNFILTCKRYIEPDRDLLPALQRKIAKNTKLLAFEGEKLTSYQARLKKMRKGDERDKLKLLISERKKYLADFRFRQEQDEQRLVQQKQAQEQPEMHIMLADGSEHTAILVHMSSRYDLALLRLASLQKDTILASPPPSTAFSAVLKLGELLVLPSSSPTEKITIHSFAGYRRIGVQNQMYLQLNAVIPQEKSGAPVLDATGFVRGVVISAVGQEEGAGFAVPIEKVLEEFAAVLQESTEGTE
- a CDS encoding UbiA-like polyprenyltransferase; amino-acid sequence: MPYPDSDSPIMLKKIHILLEMIKFKHSVFALPFALMGAFLAARGIPSLWVFFWVIIAMVGARTAAMTFNRIADHRFDAANPRTEKRAIPAGEVSLKESWLMVGAGSALFFLASWMLNSLALTLSPFALGLTLFYSLTKRFTWLCHVLLGIALAVAPLGGWVATTGSLVGYPWVLSLGVLFWVTGFDIIYASQDAEFDRKSGLYSMPASLGRKNAFRLAITFHVLAFVLFTLTGYFQGLNIIYYIGIALTGSALFYQHLIVNPRDLSRIQMSFFSMNGFISLTLFIATCISLLITK
- a CDS encoding flotillin family protein, yielding METIFDFLVVAVIVLFCVLGLALILAKLYKKSTKEIAFVRTGFGGERVILNGGALVLPIFQDVIPVNMNTLRLEVQRRDNEALITKDRMRVDVAVEFYVRVKALKESIANAAQTLGYKTMEPQQLKELVEGKFVDALRAVAAEMSMKELHEMRVDFVNKVQQSVSEDLLKNGLELESVSLTGLDQTSKDHFNPDNAFDAEGLTRLTQEIEARRKTRNEIELDTKIAIENKNLEAEKQSLEIARESEYARMQQEREVEIRRAGQTTEIAQEKASKQKEAQQAAIEAKKQIDISRISAERETEQQTIEKERLLQEKEIEKRKSLEIAEQDKAIAIAEKSKAQSVAQAEADKARSAAVREEEHVVTVRETERAERVKAVELVEAKKQAERDAIAIEVAAEAQKNAAKDKAEAVRTIAAAEAEKEQIKAKGEAEAAILKAEAAEKRYAVDAAGERALNEARNLLSAEQIQMQIKQALIEQLPEIIRESVKPMEQIDGIKIIQVDGLNAGQGGSSTSAGEGGSGSLADQVVNSALRYRGQAPLLDSLLAEIGLKGSDINGLQDLNKGDHQHKIEPEE
- a CDS encoding VanZ family protein is translated as MSVYREVKTKICSIAGQKRRIFLKSLLFFLRRHWLSCSIGTLASITFLSLWPIDTLPSAPGSDKLHHLLAYATLAFPVALRRPKRWLGIIALFIVYSGLIELIQPLVSRYAEWLDLAANTTGLLCGVCLTEIVLWWEKRYMGTELPPSI
- a CDS encoding FAD-dependent oxidoreductase; this encodes MSKKVIIVGGVAAGPKAACHLKRAQPGWDVTVVDQDSMISYGGCGIPYYVGGDVSDEAELRSTSFHMVRDESFFANAKGVEVLTRTKALAIDRQNKKLQVKNLDSGEEQALPYDKLMLATGATPFVLPIPGADLDGVFTISDLHKAIEIKKRIAGGKVGKVVVIGGGAIGLEMAESFADLWGLEASLVEFMPQLLPKLIDTDFATMLQRHLEEMNVAVYTGEGATEIVGDSEGKVVAVKTPQRTLEADLVVMAAGVRPRSDLAKEAGLAVEPWGGITVNNRLQTSDPDIYAAGDCIAVKHLVTGKQTFTPMGSLANREGRVAADNMAGNAASFEGVVGSFIMKAFDRCIAATGITYEAAVAEGFDADYSLTAPDDRAHFFPNSASVVLQLVFDKRTRRVLGLQAFGMMNDSISARIDAAAVMISKGATIEDFMMAEMAYAPPFSAAIDSLNAAAFVADNICAGRMRSVSMDRFYTWMADFSTEPDWVVLDVRHPKEAEPFVEKFGADKWIAIAYDKVNRQHEELPTDKTLIIFCGSGNRAYEVQVFLDHLGLKNSLVLGGGMKVIRWMGADWLP